GCGCGGAGCACGCCGGTCAGGTGCTTGCGGTCGGAGTCGATGGTGCGGGCGACGAACGACGCCTCGGCGCCCAGGGCCAGCGAGACCGGGTTGAACGGGGTGTCGAGCGAGCCCATCGGCGTCGACTTGGTGATCTTGCCAGCCTCACTCGTCGGGGAGTACTGGCCCTTGGTGAGGCCGTAGATCCGGTTGTTGAACAGCAGGATCTTCAGGTTGACGTTGCGGCGCAGCGCGTGGATGAGGTGGTTGCCGCCGATCGACAGCGCGTCGCCGTCGCCGGTGACGACCCAGACCGACAGGTCGCGGCGGGAGGTGGCCAGGCCGGTGGCGATCGCCGGGGCGCGGCCGTGGATCGAGTGCATCCCGTAGGTGTTCATGTAGTACGGGAAGCGGGAGGAGCAGCCGATGCCGGAGATGAAGACGATGTTCTCCCGGGCGAGGCCGAGCTCCGGCAGGAAGCCCTGCACGGCGGCCAGGATCGCGTAGTCGCCGCAGCCGGGGCACCAGCGGACCTCCTGGTCGGACTTGAGATCGCGGACCGACAGGGCGGCTTCCGCCCGGGGCACCAGGGACAGGGCCTCAACGGCCATGGATGGCCTCCTTCAGAGCGGTGGCGAGCTGTTCGGCCTTGAACGGCATTCCGTTGACCTGGGCGAGGGACCGCACGTCCACCAGGTACGTGGCGCGCAGCAGGGTGGCGAGCTGGCCGAGGTTCATCTCGGGGACCACCACCGTCTCGTACCGGCGCAGTACCTCGCCGAGTGCGCGCGGCAGCGGGTTGAGGTGGCGGGTATGGGCCTGCGCGACGCGTTCGCCCGCGGCGCGCAGCCGTCGCACGGCGGCGGTGATCGGCCCGTAGGTCGATCCCCAGCCCAGGACCAGCGTGTCGGCGTCGCCGGTCGGGTCGCTCACGTCGAGGGCGGGGACGGTGATGTTGTCGATCTTGGCCTGGCGGGTGCGGACCATCAGGGCGTGGTTGGCCGGATCGTAGGAGATGTCGCCGCTGCCGTTCTCCTTCTCGATGCCGCCGATGCGATGTTCCAGCCCCGGGGTGCCGGGGACCGCCCAGGGCCGGGCCAGGGTCCGCGGATCGCGCTTGTAGGGCCAGAAGACCTGGCTGCCGTCGGCGCGGGTGTGGTTGGGGCCGGTGGCGAACTGGACGCGCAAATCCGGGAGTTCGTCCTGGTCGGGGACGCGCCACGGCTCGGAGCCGTTGGCCAGGTAGCCGTCGGAGAGCAGGATGACGGGGGTCCGGTAGGTCAGGGCGATCCGGGCCGCTTCCAGCGCGGTGCCGAAGCAGTCGGCCGCGGTGCGCGGAGCGACCACCGGGACCGGCGCCTCGCCGTTGCGGCCGTACATGGCCAGCAGCAGATCCGCCTGCTCGGTCTTCGTCGGCAGGCCGGTGGACGGGCCGCCGCGCTGGATGTCCACGATCAGCAGCGGCAGTTCGAGCGAGACGGCCAGCCCGATCGTCTCCGACTTCAGCGCCACGCCCGGCCCGGAGGTGGTGGTCACCGCCAGGGCTCCGCCGAAGGCGGCACCCAGCGCCGCCCCGATCGCGGCGATCTCGTCCTCGGCCTGGAACGTGCGCACGCCGAAGTTCTTGTGCCGGGACAGCTCGTGCAGGATGTCCGAGGCCGGCGTGATCGGATAGGAACCGAGGTAGAGGGGCAGGTCGGCCCGCCGCGCGGCGGCGATCAGGCCGTAGGCGAGCGCCAGGTTCCCCGAGATGTTGCGGTACGTGCCGGCCGGGAAGGCCCCGGACGCCGGGGCCACCTGGTACGAGGCCGCGAAGTCCTCCGTGGTCTCGCCGAAGTTCCAGCCCGCCCGGAGGGCCGTGACGTTCGCCTCGGCGATCTCCGGGCGTTTGGCGAATTTCGACCGCAGGTAGGTCTCGGCACCCTCGGTGGGCCGGTGATACATCCAGCTCAGCAGCCCCAGCGCGAACATGTTCTTGCTGCGCTGGGCCTCCTTGCGCGACAGCCCGGCCCCCTTGAGGGCCTCCACGGTCAGCGTGGTGAGCCGCACGGGATGGACCGCGTACGCCTCCAGCGTCCCGTCCTCCAGCGGCGAGGCGTGCCAACCCACCTTGGCCAGGGCTCGCTTGGTGAACTCGTCCG
Above is a window of Streptomyces sp. NBC_01803 DNA encoding:
- a CDS encoding 2-oxoacid:ferredoxin oxidoreductase subunit beta — translated: MAVEALSLVPRAEAALSVRDLKSDQEVRWCPGCGDYAILAAVQGFLPELGLARENIVFISGIGCSSRFPYYMNTYGMHSIHGRAPAIATGLATSRRDLSVWVVTGDGDALSIGGNHLIHALRRNVNLKILLFNNRIYGLTKGQYSPTSEAGKITKSTPMGSLDTPFNPVSLALGAEASFVARTIDSDRKHLTGVLRAAAAHSGTALVEIYQNCNIFNDGAFDVLKDKRGAQDAVIRLEHGQPIRLGAGAAKGVVRDPVTGDLDVVRVTAENERQVLVHDARSASPTAAFALSRLAGPVTPIGVFRSVERPVYDVLMADQLEAAVARNGKGDLAALLAGTDTWTVTG
- a CDS encoding 2-oxoacid:acceptor oxidoreductase subunit alpha, producing MLVRGQAKEVRSLERVVIRFAGDSGDGMQLTGDRFTSGTASFGNDLATLPDFPAEIRAPAGTLPGVSSFQLHFADHDILTPGDAPDVLVAMNPAALKANLPDLPRGADIIVDTDEFTKRALAKVGWHASPLEDGTLEAYAVHPVRLTTLTVEALKGAGLSRKEAQRSKNMFALGLLSWMYHRPTEGAETYLRSKFAKRPEIAEANVTALRAGWNFGETTEDFAASYQVAPASGAFPAGTYRNISGNLALAYGLIAAARRADLPLYLGSYPITPASDILHELSRHKNFGVRTFQAEDEIAAIGAALGAAFGGALAVTTTSGPGVALKSETIGLAVSLELPLLIVDIQRGGPSTGLPTKTEQADLLLAMYGRNGEAPVPVVAPRTAADCFGTALEAARIALTYRTPVILLSDGYLANGSEPWRVPDQDELPDLRVQFATGPNHTRADGSQVFWPYKRDPRTLARPWAVPGTPGLEHRIGGIEKENGSGDISYDPANHALMVRTRQAKIDNITVPALDVSDPTGDADTLVLGWGSTYGPITAAVRRLRAAGERVAQAHTRHLNPLPRALGEVLRRYETVVVPEMNLGQLATLLRATYLVDVRSLAQVNGMPFKAEQLATALKEAIHGR